A genomic stretch from SAR202 cluster bacterium includes:
- a CDS encoding polyprenol monophosphomannose synthase: MDFDLNGPAKHVSIIIPTYNERENIAPLIEALGRTLQDQSHEIIVVDDSSPDGTFDAVQQVSAGNPRVKAIQRPGKLGLASAVMEGFRASTGAAIVMMDADFSHRPQDLPRLLIAASDADIVIGSRYVPGGGIVGWSPLRHLASRVAIWSSKLILGLKMSDTSSGFAVFKRSVLENAAPHLRPAGFKLLLEVLALSPQARVVEVPITFANRRAGKSKFGSGEVITFFRLCLDLRKRRRALPR, from the coding sequence TTGGACTTCGACTTGAACGGCCCCGCCAAGCACGTCTCCATCATCATCCCCACTTACAACGAGCGAGAGAACATCGCCCCTCTCATCGAAGCCCTTGGCCGGACCCTACAGGACCAGTCCCACGAAATCATTGTTGTCGACGACAGCAGCCCCGACGGCACCTTTGACGCTGTCCAGCAGGTTTCCGCTGGCAATCCCCGGGTAAAAGCCATCCAACGCCCCGGCAAGCTGGGTCTCGCTTCGGCTGTCATGGAGGGCTTCCGAGCCTCCACCGGCGCCGCCATCGTCATGATGGATGCCGACTTCTCCCACCGTCCCCAGGATCTGCCCCGACTTCTAATCGCCGCCTCTGACGCCGACATCGTCATCGGCTCTCGATACGTCCCTGGCGGCGGCATCGTCGGCTGGTCCCCGCTGCGGCACCTGGCTAGTCGAGTCGCCATCTGGTCTTCCAAACTAATTCTGGGCCTCAAGATGAGCGATACTTCCTCAGGCTTCGCAGTGTTCAAACGGTCCGTCTTGGAGAACGCCGCGCCACACTTGCGCCCCGCGGGTTTCAAGCTTCTCCTGGAAGTACTCGCGCTCTCGCCGCAGGCCAGGGTTGTGGAGGTCCCTATAACCTTTGCCAACCGCCGCGCTGGCAAGTCCAAGTTCGGCTCTGGCGAGGTTATAACCTTCTTCCGTCTCTGCCTGGACCTCCGAAAGCGTCGGCGCGCGCTGCCGCGTTAA
- the cobU gene encoding bifunctional adenosylcobinamide kinase/adenosylcobinamide-phosphate guanylyltransferase, whose protein sequence is MKGELVLVTGGVRSGKSAFAQSMAEKSEGKVLFVATAQELDKDMWERIRRHRESRPREWATLEEPLDVAGALRRWKGGCDFVLLDCVTLWVTNLLLRDEDGPEESVLGPVHDVLEWRRRMSVSMVLVTNEVGMGVVPANTISRRFSDLLGKANQMLAGASDRVYLMVSGLPVQVKPGMDTKSRRG, encoded by the coding sequence ATGAAGGGGGAACTGGTACTGGTCACAGGCGGCGTGCGGTCCGGCAAGAGCGCCTTCGCGCAATCGATGGCTGAAAAGTCGGAGGGCAAAGTTTTGTTTGTCGCGACAGCGCAGGAGTTGGACAAGGATATGTGGGAGCGGATCCGGCGGCATCGAGAGTCGAGGCCGAGGGAATGGGCGACGCTGGAGGAGCCGCTGGATGTGGCGGGGGCGCTGCGGCGTTGGAAGGGCGGGTGTGACTTTGTGCTACTGGACTGCGTGACCTTGTGGGTGACCAACCTGCTACTGAGGGATGAGGACGGTCCCGAAGAATCTGTATTGGGGCCTGTGCATGATGTTTTGGAGTGGCGGCGCAGGATGAGCGTGTCTATGGTGCTAGTGACGAATGAGGTGGGCATGGGCGTGGTGCCGGCGAACACTATATCCAGGCGCTTCAGCGACTTACTGGGCAAGGCTAACCAGATGCTGGCTGGCGCATCGGATAGGGTGTATTTAATGGTCTCAGGGCTGCCGGTGCAGGTCAAGCCTGGGATGGATACAAAGAGCAGGAGAGGTTAA
- a CDS encoding cobyric acid synthase yields MVQGTASHVGKSVLVAALCRIFRQDGFWAAPFKSQNMSLNSYVTPDGLEIGRAQANQAQAAGVKPSVEMNPILLKPEADARSQVVVMGKPMRTAGAREYFDMHTHLWGVVTSALDRLRQQYEVVVIEGAGSPAEVNLRAREIVNMRVARYAESPVILASDIDRGGVFASLIGTLDLLEPEERALVKGLIVNKFRGDASLFDSGVSFLEERTGLPVLGVVPFFKDIHIPEEDGVYLQERRTDKPPAVLDIAVVRLPHISNFDDFDPLAREQGVRLRYVTSVKELGDPDAVIIPGTKTTMADLFWMRERGLESSIKRLAERGKAVIGICGGYQMLGRSLRDPLGVESPEREAEGMGLLPVDTGFTASKDTYRIDGEVMEGRGLFAKAKGLAFQGYEIHMGQSSRAGGEPAMRLKRGSARGEIVFDGCLDASGRVMGTYVHGLFQNPRLRRAILEQMAEWKGAALPPSADFEQDLEYDKLADWVRSSLKMDLIYKMTGLARAAI; encoded by the coding sequence ATGGTGCAGGGGACGGCGTCGCACGTGGGGAAGAGCGTGCTGGTGGCGGCGCTGTGCCGGATATTTCGTCAGGACGGTTTCTGGGCAGCGCCTTTCAAATCGCAGAACATGTCGCTGAACTCCTATGTCACGCCGGACGGGTTGGAAATCGGGCGGGCCCAGGCCAACCAGGCCCAGGCGGCAGGTGTGAAGCCTTCGGTGGAGATGAACCCGATACTGCTGAAGCCCGAGGCCGACGCCAGGTCCCAGGTGGTGGTAATGGGGAAGCCGATGAGGACGGCGGGCGCGAGGGAGTATTTCGACATGCACACCCACTTGTGGGGAGTCGTGACCTCGGCGCTAGACAGGCTGAGGCAGCAGTACGAGGTCGTGGTCATCGAAGGAGCTGGAAGCCCGGCCGAGGTCAACCTGCGGGCGCGGGAGATTGTGAACATGCGGGTGGCGCGATACGCGGAGTCGCCGGTGATACTGGCGTCGGACATAGACCGAGGAGGCGTATTCGCCTCGCTTATCGGCACGCTGGACTTGCTGGAGCCGGAGGAGCGGGCGCTGGTCAAGGGGCTGATAGTGAACAAGTTTAGGGGCGACGCCAGCCTGTTCGACAGCGGGGTGTCGTTCCTGGAGGAGCGCACGGGGCTGCCGGTGCTGGGTGTGGTGCCTTTTTTCAAGGACATACACATCCCGGAGGAGGACGGGGTGTATTTGCAGGAGCGAAGGACTGATAAGCCTCCAGCTGTGCTCGACATCGCGGTGGTGCGGCTGCCGCACATATCAAACTTTGACGACTTCGACCCGCTGGCTAGGGAACAGGGTGTCAGGCTTCGATACGTAACATCGGTGAAAGAGTTGGGGGATCCGGACGCAGTAATCATTCCCGGCACCAAGACAACAATGGCAGACCTGTTCTGGATGCGGGAACGAGGGCTGGAGTCGTCGATTAAGAGGTTAGCGGAGCGAGGCAAGGCGGTTATCGGGATATGCGGCGGGTATCAGATGCTGGGGCGAAGCCTGCGGGACCCGCTGGGGGTGGAGTCGCCGGAGCGGGAGGCGGAGGGAATGGGGCTGCTGCCGGTGGACACCGGGTTTACGGCATCCAAAGATACCTACCGAATCGATGGTGAGGTAATGGAAGGACGCGGCCTGTTTGCTAAGGCGAAGGGTCTAGCGTTCCAGGGATATGAGATTCATATGGGGCAGTCGTCCCGCGCCGGGGGTGAACCGGCAATGCGACTGAAGCGCGGTTCCGCGAGAGGGGAGATTGTTTTCGACGGCTGTCTTGACGCCTCGGGCCGGGTCATGGGCACGTACGTACACGGACTGTTTCAGAACCCAAGGCTGCGCAGGGCGATTTTGGAGCAGATGGCGGAATGGAAGGGAGCTGCGCTGCCGCCGAGCGCTGACTTTGAGCAGGACTTGGAGTACGACAAGCTGGCGGACTGGGTGCGCAGCAGTCTGAAGATGGACCTGATTTACAAGATGACTGGGTTGGCCAGGGCAGCGATATGA